Proteins from a single region of Candidatus Omnitrophota bacterium:
- the eno gene encoding phosphopyruvate hydratase: protein MSKITKVQARQILDSRGNPTVEVDVYLDTGVMGRAAVPSGASTGEHEAVELRDGDKTKYMGKGVTKAVNNVNTVMAEKIIGLEPNYEAIDQILIDLDGTENKSKLGANAILGISLAVAKADAIDKKVPLYKYLGGDDAKILPVPLMNILNGGMHADNNLDIQEFMIAPLGAQTFKEALRMATEVFHNLKSILKSKGLSTSVGDEGGFAPNLLSNEDALKLIIEAIKKAGYEPDKDIFIALDSASSSFYKDGGYQYNGKNISAEELIDVYSDMIKQYPVISIEDGLDENDWAGWQAMTSKLGDNIQIVGDDLFVTNVKRLGEGIKKSAANSILIKVNQIGSLSETLKTIKMAKENKYTSIISHRSGETEDVTIAHLAVATGVGQIKTGSLSRTDRLCKYNELLRIEEELGDKAVYAGPLWGKIV from the coding sequence ATGTCAAAAATTACAAAAGTTCAAGCACGTCAAATTTTAGATTCTAGAGGAAATCCAACTGTAGAGGTTGATGTTTATCTTGATACAGGCGTTATGGGTCGGGCAGCTGTTCCATCAGGGGCTTCTACCGGCGAGCATGAAGCTGTTGAGCTTCGCGATGGAGACAAGACTAAGTATATGGGAAAAGGTGTGACCAAAGCTGTTAACAATGTTAATACTGTGATGGCTGAAAAGATTATAGGTCTTGAGCCAAATTATGAAGCTATTGATCAGATTTTAATTGATTTAGACGGAACAGAAAATAAATCTAAGCTTGGCGCAAATGCGATTCTTGGTATTTCTTTGGCGGTTGCAAAGGCGGATGCCATTGACAAAAAAGTTCCTTTGTATAAATATCTTGGTGGAGATGATGCTAAGATTTTGCCTGTTCCTTTAATGAATATTCTAAATGGCGGTATGCATGCGGATAATAATTTGGATATTCAAGAGTTTATGATCGCTCCTTTAGGCGCGCAGACATTCAAGGAAGCTCTTCGTATGGCTACTGAGGTTTTCCATAATTTAAAGTCGATTTTAAAATCAAAAGGTCTTTCTACCTCTGTTGGTGACGAGGGTGGATTTGCCCCAAACCTATTAAGCAATGAAGATGCTTTAAAGTTGATTATCGAAGCGATCAAAAAAGCAGGGTATGAGCCAGACAAAGATATTTTTATTGCACTTGATTCTGCTTCGTCTTCTTTTTATAAAGATGGCGGGTATCAGTATAACGGCAAAAATATTTCAGCAGAAGAGCTGATCGATGTTTATAGCGATATGATTAAGCAGTATCCGGTTATCTCTATTGAAGACGGACTAGATGAAAATGATTGGGCAGGCTGGCAAGCTATGACATCAAAGCTTGGCGACAATATTCAGATTGTTGGCGATGATTTGTTTGTTACTAATGTTAAGCGCTTAGGTGAAGGAATCAAGAAGAGTGCTGCCAATTCCATTTTGATCAAAGTCAATCAGATCGGAAGCTTATCTGAAACGCTTAAGACGATCAAAATGGCTAAAGAAAATAAATATACATCGATTATTTCTCATCGATCTGGTGAAACAGAAGATGTTACGATTGCACATTTAGCTGTAGCAACAGGTGTTGGGCAAATCAAAACAGGATCATTGTCTCGAACAGATCGACTTTGCAAGTACAATGAACTTCTTCGTATTGAAGAGGAGCTTGGCGATAAAGCTGTTTATGCTGGCCCGTTGTGGGGAAAAATAGTATAG
- a CDS encoding septum formation initiator family protein gives MFKNAILLFIFALSILVIFLPSYQKMQELKNRNLQYQGQIEDLEEKKARLTEELRRLNDDPEYLEKVGREEMGLIRKGETVYRVVPE, from the coding sequence ATGTTCAAAAACGCCATTTTATTATTTATTTTCGCTCTTTCGATACTTGTTATTTTTTTGCCATCTTACCAAAAGATGCAAGAGCTGAAAAATAGAAATTTGCAGTATCAAGGACAGATTGAAGATTTGGAAGAAAAAAAGGCTCGTTTGACCGAAGAGCTTAGACGCCTTAATGATGATCCAGAGTATTTAGAAAAAGTGGGTCGAGAAGAAATGGGTCTTATTCGTAAAGGCGAAACAGTTTATAGAGTTGTGCCAGAATAA